The Desulfuromonadaceae bacterium genome contains a region encoding:
- a CDS encoding XRE family transcriptional regulator, which translates to MKIKKIVGKKLKAIRLKNDMTIQELAERSLVSSNMISRVERGLTIPSVEILMKLAIVFGKSINYFVEEVTTTHEIVLTAPGKRDKTVYDDDSNMVTESFTSGLRDPQFMSFYCTVAKGGTSGRRNMYHPGDELLYLIEGRLRITIAGETHVLNSGDSICFKSHLPHRWDNIGDDEARVIWTLSPFTVI; encoded by the coding sequence ATGAAGATAAAAAAAATTGTTGGCAAGAAGTTGAAAGCGATTCGCCTCAAAAACGATATGACCATCCAGGAACTTGCGGAGCGTTCACTTGTTTCATCCAATATGATTTCCCGGGTTGAACGGGGGTTGACCATCCCTTCGGTCGAAATCTTGATGAAACTGGCCATCGTCTTCGGCAAAAGCATCAACTACTTTGTTGAGGAAGTCACCACTACCCACGAGATCGTGCTTACCGCACCGGGAAAACGCGACAAGACTGTCTACGATGATGACAGTAACATGGTGACTGAATCGTTCACTTCCGGCCTTCGTGATCCTCAATTCATGTCATTTTACTGCACTGTAGCCAAGGGCGGGACCAGTGGCAGGCGCAATATGTACCATCCGGGAGATGAGCTGCTGTATCTGATTGAGGGACGGCTGCGCATAACCATCGCTGGCGAGACACATGTTCTCAACTCCGGCGACAGTATCTGCTTTAAATCGCATCTGCCTCATCGTTGGGACAATATCGGCGACGATGAAGCCAGGGTGATTTGGACGTTATCGCCTTTTACCGTTATCTGA
- a CDS encoding cyclic nucleotide-binding domain-containing protein, translated as MSISFQNIRSCKLFDGLDDRELETLQLLFTEHQMGEGKTVFVENMAAESLYLITRGTVAVFKMLAEGEEKMLAVLGAGEVFGEMALFDNTPRAATARVAESATILSIKKSSFDAFCQNHPAVALKLLRNIVKIFCAQLRETDGDFRNRFKVAFSEMN; from the coding sequence ATGTCGATCTCTTTTCAAAATATCAGATCCTGCAAACTGTTCGATGGTCTTGATGACAGAGAACTTGAAACGCTCCAGTTGCTCTTCACAGAGCATCAAATGGGGGAGGGAAAGACGGTTTTTGTCGAAAATATGGCCGCAGAATCGCTTTATTTAATCACGCGCGGAACGGTCGCAGTTTTCAAGATGTTGGCGGAAGGGGAAGAGAAAATGCTCGCTGTGCTTGGTGCCGGTGAGGTGTTTGGTGAGATGGCTCTGTTCGACAATACGCCCCGTGCGGCAACCGCCCGTGTTGCCGAGTCAGCAACAATTTTAAGTATAAAAAAATCTTCTTTTGATGCGTTTTGTCAGAATCATCCGGCAGTGGCGCTGAAGCTGTTGCGCAACATTGTTAAAATATTTTGTGCGCAGTTGCGCGAAACAGACGGTGACTTTCGCAACAGATTTAAAGTCGCATTCTCGGAAATGAATTAA
- a CDS encoding integration host factor subunit beta: protein MNKSELVEKLATQRDLTYKKSEEIVNVIFDSMSDTLAHGDRIEIRGFGSFMIKEYKAYMGRNPKTGEVIKVNPKRLPFFKVGKELRERVNNS, encoded by the coding sequence ATGAACAAGTCGGAACTGGTCGAAAAGCTGGCAACTCAACGTGATCTGACGTACAAAAAGTCGGAAGAAATTGTCAATGTCATCTTTGACTCAATGTCGGACACCCTGGCGCATGGTGATCGTATCGAAATTCGTGGGTTCGGCAGTTTTATGATCAAGGAATACAAGGCATATATGGGCCGGAACCCTAAAACCGGGGAAGTGATCAAGGTCAACCCGAAAAGACTGCCTTTTTTCAAGGTTGGTAAAGAATTACGTGAGCGTGTCAACAACAGCTGA
- a CDS encoding exopolyphosphatase has translation MYAAIDIGTNTVRLLIGKIEDGHVIPLRYERAITRLGGCCTPRQGLGRASMERTLAALMTFVQAVKMSGCTTLRAVATEAVRGAVNGAQFVSSVSQHCGLDVEIVSGIIEAQLSASGALSVVQPTPRHSLIVDIGGGSTELIYCHAKTVMLAKSYPIGAVGLYEIVDDAERRHRQALFAEELATDFAGLTGGDDVTLIGTAGTITTVAAALMKMTEYDWKRVNNFRFSINQLSDFYEQLCLLSVVERENLPGVEPGRGDILPVGIEILQAVFHAFAKAEMTVTDFGLLEGLLLSMADLSPVRSED, from the coding sequence GTGTATGCAGCGATTGATATCGGCACCAACACGGTCCGTCTGCTGATTGGCAAGATCGAGGACGGGCACGTTATCCCCTTGCGATATGAGCGTGCCATAACCCGACTGGGTGGTTGCTGCACCCCCCGCCAGGGGCTTGGCCGGGCATCGATGGAACGAACTCTTGCCGCTCTGATGACCTTTGTTCAAGCGGTAAAAATGTCTGGTTGCACGACGCTGCGTGCGGTTGCAACAGAAGCTGTCCGCGGAGCAGTCAACGGGGCGCAGTTTGTTTCTTCCGTCTCTCAGCATTGCGGTCTGGATGTTGAAATTGTTTCCGGAATTATTGAGGCACAACTAAGCGCATCCGGCGCACTTTCGGTTGTTCAGCCCACTCCAAGGCACAGTCTGATCGTCGATATCGGCGGCGGCAGTACGGAACTTATCTACTGTCACGCAAAGACGGTTATGCTGGCAAAAAGTTATCCGATCGGCGCGGTCGGTCTCTACGAAATTGTTGATGATGCTGAGCGACGTCATCGGCAAGCACTCTTTGCTGAAGAACTCGCCACTGATTTTGCTGGTCTAACGGGGGGTGACGACGTCACCTTGATCGGCACCGCCGGGACGATCACCACGGTCGCGGCGGCGCTGATGAAGATGACTGAATACGACTGGAAACGTGTCAATAATTTTCGTTTCAGCATTAATCAACTCAGCGACTTTTACGAACAATTATGTTTACTGTCTGTAGTCGAGCGCGAAAATCTTCCCGGTGTAGAGCCGGGCAGGGGTGACATCCTGCCCGTTGGCATCGAGATTTTACAGGCAGTTTTTCATGCCTTTGCCAAAGCAGAGATGACCGTCACTGATTTTGGCCTGCTCGAAGGGTTATTGCTTAGCATGGCCGATCTGTCACCGGTCCGCTCCGAAGATTGA
- the bioA gene encoding adenosylmethionine--8-amino-7-oxononanoate transaminase, with product MDASEIIRLDRRHVWHPCTQEKDLETLPPIVIERGEGVYLIDAAGKRYIDGVSSWWVNLFGHNHPRLNAALREQTERIAHHIFAGFTHQPAVELAARLCALAPGDKLNKVFFVDNGSSAVEAALKMSFQYWQQSGRPQKTRFVSITEAYHGETVGALSVSGCDLYRKVYQPLLMQGYQATGPDCYRCPCKEERDTCTAPCFKHLEQVVMEHHQEICGIIIEPLIQCAAGMRIYSPVYLRKLRALCDRYNVHYIADEIAVGFGRTGTMFANEHAGVAPDLMCLSKGITGGYMPLAAVLATDDIYAAFYDDYATMKAFLHSHSYTGNPLACRLAVEVLNIFAEESILEQIQVTGKLLARQRERFTELEHVGEFRQCGMVAAIEMVREKKGKTPYPWQERRGLEVYKLALERGALLRPLGNVIYFMPPLTIGEDQLLELTTIARDAIAAVTAN from the coding sequence ATGGACGCATCCGAAATCATCCGCCTTGACCGACGTCATGTCTGGCATCCATGTACGCAGGAAAAAGACCTGGAGACCTTGCCACCGATCGTTATTGAACGCGGCGAAGGGGTCTATCTGATCGATGCTGCGGGGAAACGTTACATCGACGGCGTCTCCTCCTGGTGGGTGAATCTTTTCGGGCACAATCATCCCCGCCTCAACGCCGCGCTGCGCGAACAAACAGAGCGGATCGCTCACCACATTTTTGCCGGATTCACCCATCAGCCGGCGGTCGAACTTGCCGCGCGGCTCTGTGCGTTGGCGCCAGGTGACAAACTGAACAAGGTTTTTTTCGTCGACAACGGTTCAAGCGCGGTTGAAGCAGCGTTGAAAATGAGTTTTCAGTACTGGCAGCAGTCAGGTCGGCCCCAAAAAACCCGTTTTGTCAGCATCACCGAGGCCTATCACGGTGAAACGGTCGGGGCGCTCTCGGTCAGCGGCTGTGATCTGTACCGCAAGGTCTATCAGCCCCTCCTCATGCAGGGATATCAGGCGACCGGGCCTGACTGCTATCGCTGCCCCTGCAAAGAGGAGCGCGACACCTGTACGGCACCGTGTTTTAAACATCTGGAACAGGTCGTGATGGAACATCATCAGGAGATTTGCGGCATCATCATCGAACCGCTGATTCAGTGCGCGGCGGGCATGCGCATCTACTCACCCGTCTATCTGCGCAAGCTGCGTGCCCTGTGTGATCGCTATAATGTTCATTACATCGCCGATGAAATCGCCGTCGGTTTCGGTCGCACCGGCACCATGTTCGCCAACGAACATGCCGGAGTCGCGCCCGACCTGATGTGCCTCTCCAAGGGGATCACCGGTGGTTACATGCCGCTGGCCGCAGTGCTTGCCACGGATGATATATATGCGGCATTTTATGACGATTACGCCACGATGAAGGCTTTCCTCCACTCCCATTCCTACACCGGAAATCCGTTGGCATGTCGTTTGGCGGTGGAAGTTCTCAATATCTTCGCCGAGGAATCGATACTTGAACAGATTCAGGTAACCGGCAAGTTACTTGCCCGGCAGCGTGAGCGATTTACCGAACTGGAGCACGTCGGAGAATTTCGGCAATGCGGTATGGTTGCCGCGATTGAGATGGTCCGTGAGAAAAAAGGAAAGACCCCCTACCCCTGGCAGGAACGCCGCGGTCTGGAGGTCTATAAATTGGCGCTGGAGAGAGGAGCGCTACTGCGTCCGCTCGGTAACGTGATCTATTTCATGCCGCCACTCACGATCGGGGAAGATCAACTGCTGGAATTGA
- a CDS encoding OmpA family protein, which produces MAEDIPAEALLVLESREVLGIIQFPHHTSVRLSEKGKQQASATLNKLARYEANKIIRAEGFCSPGKDEKETMQASMLRAKAVRDYLASNGINNVYITGFGINKYGNKEISIADRVEIAIYDKLIDIDASAVLQTINSLAVE; this is translated from the coding sequence GTGGCTGAAGATATCCCCGCCGAGGCCTTGCTTGTGCTTGAGAGCAGGGAGGTGCTGGGCATCATTCAGTTCCCTCACCACACATCTGTCAGACTGAGTGAAAAGGGCAAACAGCAGGCCAGCGCAACACTGAATAAACTGGCCAGGTACGAAGCAAACAAAATTATTCGTGCCGAGGGATTTTGCTCCCCAGGCAAAGATGAAAAAGAGACGATGCAAGCGTCAATGTTGCGAGCCAAAGCGGTGCGCGACTATCTGGCTTCAAACGGCATCAACAACGTTTATATTACCGGATTCGGTATAAATAAATATGGTAATAAAGAAATATCCATTGCTGATCGTGTCGAAATTGCAATCTATGATAAACTGATCGACATTGATGCTTCGGCAGTTTTACAAACAATTAATTCACTAGCAGTGGAATAA
- the bioD gene encoding dethiobiotin synthase, whose translation MPAELPSRGIFITGTDTGVGKTIIAATLATLLRAQGVSVGVMKPVETGINDPTSMGPDARLLRASSGCSAADQLIAPYRFALPVAPALAASKAGIKIDLQHICDCYRQLAASHDYVIVEGAGGLMVPLAGGLLTCDLVTLLQLPLLIVTRPTLGTINHTLLTIFAARTMEVPVSGFVINRMPAAPELAEQEAPHTLASLASASLLGVLPQVDGSTAEITTTLAATWREAATFGWTTAALNITPYF comes from the coding sequence ATGCCTGCTGAATTGCCAAGTCGCGGTATTTTTATCACCGGAACCGATACTGGTGTCGGTAAAACGATCATCGCCGCGACGCTGGCAACCTTGCTGCGCGCTCAAGGGGTTAGCGTCGGGGTGATGAAGCCGGTTGAAACCGGCATCAACGATCCGACCTCAATGGGTCCCGATGCCCGGCTATTACGAGCAAGCTCCGGTTGCTCGGCAGCTGACCAACTCATCGCACCCTATCGATTCGCGCTGCCTGTCGCACCGGCCCTCGCTGCTTCCAAAGCGGGGATCAAAATCGACTTGCAGCATATTTGCGACTGTTACCGGCAGCTTGCCGCAAGCCACGATTACGTGATCGTCGAAGGAGCCGGTGGGTTGATGGTACCGCTGGCCGGAGGATTGTTGACCTGTGATCTGGTCACGCTGTTGCAATTACCCCTGCTGATTGTAACTCGCCCTACCCTGGGCACCATCAATCACACACTGCTGACGATTTTTGCTGCGCGCACCATGGAGGTGCCGGTCAGCGGATTTGTTATTAACCGTATGCCCGCCGCCCCGGAACTTGCCGAACAGGAAGCGCCCCACACCCTTGCTTCACTCGCTTCTGCCAGTCTTCTGGGCGTGCTGCCGCAGGTAGACGGTTCCACTGCCGAAATAACGACAACCCTCGCCGCAACATGGCGTGAAGCGGCAACGTTCGGCTGGACAACTGCCGCACTCAACATCACACCCTATTTCTGA
- a CDS encoding OmpA family protein, producing the protein MSRTAFAIPALSGSTGIITQPTAETLNAGNICVGVWSVSDSTGTIVPVTITIGLGTFLEAYGSFPNITLNGDENDNPRGFANVGMKLRFWGKRSASFKLALEGEMRRWVSDDINTDGLTDTVTRLVASYKLGRFGFHLNGGYSANEDPVGGGIADQTLYGGAVEFLPTERLRLVAEYAAQTHRDWISYNAGVDGPSEATFALQYHLSPHLTLNLGMVSGLNDATDEWKLIFGFSSCQGIGTYQRELPRPVSSADTAEEKKEIKKIIKVRMLKPLRGTVQGLQTAPLAPVTKLEVPVVTGEEIVLTPSDRLTIAGAQTLKALSVAPVGSAPALSAPANLAQDIVTATSAAASAVTAGSIVIPGVLSGGRSYQLNEFVDIEGDVAIDSGHLVAQKISEELLYQANFTQVRMGTDALVVEFYHNYQQDLPVWIEGDVQYELSDTLAPPNKLITLKINRTAGSINPFKLHLGAESEVFEFWIQTVESAKERRIQQPKLVTKPVAAPAPVRAVPLEPVVARPNVNFSTGKPISAKVYRKFRLPGFEFGFDQSTLSPETIAALDQVAEQLRKDNKWFFLRIDGHTDSVGSEQYNQDLSLQRAISAATRLAVSHGIESERIFIKGFGESTPIDDNLTKEGRAANRRVEILVLIPN; encoded by the coding sequence TTGTCACGTACCGCCTTTGCAATACCAGCGTTGTCTGGTTCCACCGGCATTATTACCCAACCCACTGCCGAAACGCTCAATGCCGGTAATATCTGTGTCGGTGTCTGGAGTGTCAGCGACAGCACCGGGACAATCGTCCCGGTGACCATAACTATTGGTCTGGGCACATTTCTTGAGGCCTACGGCTCTTTTCCCAATATCACCCTGAATGGTGATGAGAACGACAATCCCCGCGGTTTTGCCAATGTCGGCATGAAATTACGTTTTTGGGGGAAACGTTCCGCCAGCTTCAAGCTGGCGCTTGAGGGCGAAATGCGGCGATGGGTCTCCGACGATATCAATACCGACGGTTTGACCGATACCGTCACGCGGCTGGTCGCCAGCTACAAGCTGGGGCGTTTCGGCTTTCACTTGAACGGGGGATACAGTGCCAATGAGGATCCCGTCGGTGGTGGCATTGCTGATCAGACACTTTATGGCGGCGCTGTCGAGTTTCTGCCGACTGAACGGTTACGCCTGGTCGCTGAATACGCAGCGCAAACACATCGTGACTGGATAAGTTACAACGCTGGTGTGGATGGGCCGAGTGAAGCCACGTTTGCCCTTCAGTACCACCTTTCACCGCACCTGACGCTCAATCTTGGTATGGTTTCCGGGTTGAACGACGCAACGGATGAGTGGAAACTTATTTTCGGGTTTTCTTCATGTCAGGGAATCGGAACTTACCAACGGGAGTTGCCACGACCGGTATCCTCAGCCGACACCGCTGAGGAGAAGAAAGAGATCAAGAAAATCATCAAGGTGCGGATGTTGAAACCATTACGGGGTACCGTACAAGGCTTGCAGACAGCGCCCCTTGCGCCGGTAACCAAACTTGAGGTGCCCGTTGTTACTGGAGAAGAGATTGTCCTGACGCCTTCTGATCGCCTCACTATCGCCGGCGCCCAGACATTAAAAGCGCTCTCCGTGGCTCCGGTGGGATCGGCCCCGGCGTTGTCAGCTCCAGCAAACCTAGCGCAGGATATTGTAACAGCCACTTCGGCTGCTGCATCTGCAGTGACTGCTGGTTCAATCGTAATTCCTGGCGTTTTGTCTGGCGGCAGAAGTTATCAACTGAATGAATTTGTTGACATTGAGGGAGATGTGGCCATCGACTCCGGCCACCTCGTTGCTCAGAAAATCTCTGAAGAATTACTTTACCAGGCGAACTTCACCCAGGTGCGGATGGGGACGGATGCTTTAGTTGTCGAATTTTACCACAACTACCAGCAGGATTTACCGGTGTGGATCGAGGGGGACGTCCAATACGAACTCTCCGACACACTGGCCCCTCCCAATAAATTGATTACTTTGAAAATAAACAGGACAGCCGGTTCTATCAACCCGTTCAAGCTGCATCTGGGGGCAGAATCAGAGGTTTTTGAATTTTGGATTCAAACGGTCGAATCCGCGAAAGAAAGAAGAATTCAGCAACCCAAGCTGGTGACGAAACCGGTTGCTGCACCGGCACCGGTTCGGGCGGTTCCGCTCGAACCGGTGGTGGCGCGCCCCAATGTGAATTTTTCCACCGGGAAACCGATTTCCGCGAAAGTTTACCGTAAATTCAGACTGCCAGGCTTTGAGTTCGGGTTCGATCAATCGACTTTGAGCCCGGAAACTATTGCGGCACTGGATCAAGTTGCGGAGCAGTTGAGAAAAGACAATAAATGGTTTTTTCTGCGGATTGATGGACACACGGATTCTGTTGGTTCGGAACAATACAATCAGGATTTATCGTTGCAACGCGCAATCAGCGCTGCTACCAGACTGGCTGTCAGCCATGGAATTGAATCCGAGCGCATCTTCATCAAAGGTTTTGGCGAAAGCACCCCGATTGATGACAATCTGACCAAAGAGGGGCGGGCGGCCAATCGTCGGGTCGAGATCCTGGTCCTCATACCAAATTAA
- the bioB gene encoding biotin synthase BioB, producing the protein MTLDPIALAKDIIAGKLLTQDEAFALMNARGAQLSAVFAGAHLLKEKQFGDKIELCSIINAKSGRCSENCAFCAQSAHHQTDAPVFPLKTYREIMAQARAAADEGSHCFGIVTSGTRIDAEDELATILAAIREIKATLPIDPSASLGILSRDSAQQLVAAGCVTYHHNLETARSFFPSVCTTHAYDEDIETVKIAKDAGMNVCCGGIFGLGESLAQRIELAFTLRELDVDSVPINFLNPIAGTPLQNNRELTPLDCLRIIALFRYTLPRQRISVCGGREPNLRDFQSWLTIAGASGAMIGNYLTTTGRDRDSDLQMFRDAEVTIDAC; encoded by the coding sequence ATGACCCTCGATCCAATTGCCTTGGCAAAAGATATTATTGCAGGAAAGTTGTTGACCCAGGATGAAGCTTTTGCCCTGATGAACGCTCGAGGAGCACAACTTTCGGCTGTTTTTGCCGGTGCGCACCTGCTTAAAGAAAAACAGTTTGGCGATAAAATCGAACTATGTTCTATTATTAACGCAAAATCAGGACGTTGCAGTGAAAACTGTGCTTTTTGCGCCCAGTCGGCGCATCACCAAACTGACGCACCGGTCTTCCCGCTTAAAACATATCGTGAGATCATGGCCCAGGCCCGTGCCGCGGCGGATGAGGGTTCGCATTGTTTCGGTATTGTCACCAGTGGCACCCGCATCGACGCTGAAGATGAATTGGCTACGATTCTCGCGGCCATACGCGAGATTAAAGCGACCCTGCCGATCGATCCGTCGGCATCGCTGGGCATTCTTTCCCGAGATAGCGCACAGCAACTTGTCGCGGCCGGGTGCGTTACCTATCATCACAACCTTGAAACCGCCCGGTCTTTCTTCCCCAGCGTGTGTACAACCCATGCCTACGATGAAGATATCGAAACCGTCAAGATCGCCAAAGATGCTGGCATGAATGTCTGTTGCGGGGGGATTTTTGGTCTTGGTGAATCGCTTGCGCAACGCATTGAGCTGGCCTTTACCCTGCGTGAGCTGGATGTCGATTCCGTACCGATCAACTTCCTCAATCCAATTGCTGGAACCCCGCTGCAAAATAATCGCGAACTGACTCCGCTCGATTGTTTACGCATTATCGCCCTCTTCCGCTATACCCTGCCCCGGCAGCGGATCAGTGTCTGCGGCGGGCGGGAACCGAACCTGCGCGATTTTCAGTCGTGGTTGACAATTGCCGGCGCCAGCGGTGCAATGATCGGTAATTATTTGACCACCACCGGTCGTGATCGTGACAGCGATCTGCAAATGTTTCGTGACGCCGAGGTAACGATCGATGCCTGCTGA
- a CDS encoding Na/Pi cotransporter family protein, which produces MNQKLIFGLMGGLGLFLFGMKIMSEGLQKIAGERMRRILAALTNNRLVGALVGLSVTTIIQSSSATTVMVVGFVNAGLMSLVQAIGVVLGANVGTTVTAQLIAFNITKYALPAIGLGAGLKLFSGNRKWVYTGEILLGFGILFFGLATMKQAFDPIKASDEFRQFFILVGDNHLLGVLIGAILTILVQSSSATIGITLALATSGLLTFEASVALILGENIGTTITSNLAAIGTNVAARRTAFAHFLFNVFGVAYMLLLFPYFMAFIKSITPGEPDLQILTAQQAESLGFAIGDKPYIARHIANAHTLFNIINVLIFLPLVGVLAKITTLTLRGNDKVTEFHLKYIDNRVLNTPPIAIAQARSETKRMARIALEMFDETMDVMWTHNLKAVVALEKQEDVVDLLQHEITNFLVALSQKSISQEISTSSASLMRMINDLERVGDHCENLWRLTQRLVEQKTKFSVVAMEELEEIAKATRDFLVFVIEGLEQGDRKILPQAHLLEERVDQLEESLRNNHITRLNTGECSVVPGLIFIDMLHNFEKIGDHTFNVAEAVVGKK; this is translated from the coding sequence ATGAATCAAAAGCTTATTTTCGGTCTGATGGGTGGGTTGGGGCTCTTTCTTTTCGGCATGAAGATCATGTCGGAGGGGCTGCAGAAAATCGCTGGCGAACGGATGCGGAGAATTCTCGCCGCATTGACCAATAACCGCCTTGTCGGGGCACTGGTCGGCCTGTCTGTAACCACCATCATCCAGTCGTCAAGCGCGACAACCGTAATGGTCGTCGGTTTTGTCAACGCCGGCCTGATGTCGTTGGTTCAAGCGATCGGCGTGGTCCTCGGTGCCAACGTCGGCACGACAGTCACGGCACAGTTGATTGCTTTCAATATCACCAAATATGCACTACCCGCCATCGGCCTTGGTGCGGGGCTGAAACTTTTTTCCGGAAACCGCAAATGGGTTTACACTGGAGAAATTCTGCTGGGTTTTGGTATCCTTTTTTTTGGTCTGGCAACCATGAAACAGGCCTTTGATCCGATCAAGGCCAGTGATGAGTTTCGGCAGTTTTTTATTCTGGTCGGAGATAATCATTTGCTCGGGGTTCTGATCGGTGCCATTTTAACGATTCTCGTGCAGAGCAGTTCAGCAACGATCGGCATTACCCTGGCCCTGGCAACGAGCGGATTGCTGACGTTTGAGGCCAGCGTTGCATTGATTCTCGGAGAAAATATCGGCACCACAATTACCTCTAATCTGGCTGCCATCGGGACCAATGTCGCCGCGCGCCGAACCGCATTTGCCCACTTTTTATTCAACGTCTTCGGCGTTGCTTATATGTTGCTGCTGTTCCCGTATTTTATGGCGTTTATCAAATCAATTACCCCCGGAGAGCCGGATTTGCAGATCCTGACTGCGCAGCAGGCAGAGAGCCTTGGCTTCGCGATCGGGGACAAGCCGTATATTGCCCGGCACATTGCCAACGCTCATACATTGTTTAATATTATCAATGTGTTGATTTTTCTCCCCCTGGTCGGAGTTCTGGCCAAAATCACCACGCTGACACTTCGCGGTAACGATAAAGTGACCGAGTTTCACCTCAAATATATTGACAACCGGGTTCTCAATACCCCGCCGATCGCAATCGCTCAGGCACGCTCGGAAACGAAGCGCATGGCCAGAATTGCTCTGGAAATGTTCGACGAAACGATGGATGTCATGTGGACTCATAATTTAAAGGCGGTTGTCGCTCTCGAAAAACAGGAAGATGTTGTCGACCTGCTGCAACACGAGATTACCAATTTTCTTGTCGCCTTGTCACAGAAGTCAATCAGTCAGGAGATATCAACTTCCAGCGCCTCGTTAATGCGAATGATTAACGATCTGGAACGTGTCGGTGACCACTGTGAAAATCTCTGGCGGCTCACCCAGCGGCTGGTTGAACAGAAAACTAAATTTTCCGTGGTTGCCATGGAAGAACTGGAGGAAATTGCCAAGGCCACTCGCGATTTCCTTGTCTTTGTCATTGAGGGGCTGGAGCAGGGTGACCGCAAAATCCTGCCGCAGGCCCATTTGCTTGAAGAACGCGTTGATCAATTAGAAGAAAGTTTGCGGAATAATCACATCACCCGCCTGAACACCGGTGAATGCTCGGTCGTGCCCGGATTAATCTTTATCGACATGCTCCATAATTTTGAAAAGATTGGCGACCACACCTTTAACGTTGCCGAGGCCGTGGTCGGGAAAAAATAG
- a CDS encoding indolepyruvate ferredoxin oxidoreductase subunit alpha, translating into MKKTVLSGNEAIARGAFEAGVKVAAAYPGTPSTEILENLVSYQGIDASWSPNEKVALEVAIGASFGGVRTLVTMKHVGVNVAADPLFTLSYTGVRGGLVLVTADDPELHSSQNEQDNRNYAKFAKVPIFEPADSQEALEFTRLAFAVSEQFDTPVMLRTTTRISHSKSVVTLGEPLTGLPEPSLSRNPAKLVMLPGNARPLHHTVEKRIT; encoded by the coding sequence ATGAAAAAGACCGTCTTGTCTGGAAATGAAGCGATAGCCCGCGGCGCGTTTGAGGCTGGTGTCAAGGTCGCAGCGGCTTATCCTGGTACTCCCAGCACCGAAATCCTGGAAAACCTTGTTTCTTATCAGGGTATTGATGCCTCATGGTCACCCAACGAAAAGGTTGCTCTTGAGGTCGCGATTGGCGCCTCGTTTGGTGGCGTGCGCACCTTGGTGACAATGAAACATGTCGGGGTCAACGTTGCTGCGGACCCACTTTTTACCCTGTCCTATACCGGGGTTCGTGGCGGACTGGTACTGGTCACAGCAGATGACCCTGAGTTGCACTCATCGCAAAATGAGCAGGACAATCGTAATTATGCCAAATTTGCCAAGGTTCCGATCTTTGAACCGGCGGACAGCCAGGAAGCTCTGGAATTTACGCGTTTGGCTTTTGCGGTCAGTGAACAGTTCGACACGCCCGTGATGTTGCGCACCACCACCCGGATTTCACACTCCAAGTCTGTGGTTACGCTCGGCGAACCGCTAACAGGGCTGCCAGAGCCAAGTCTGAGTCGAAATCCCGCAAAACTGGTGATGCTCCCCGGTAATGCACGCCCGCTCCATCACACCGTTGAAAAACGGATTAC
- a CDS encoding XRE family transcriptional regulator, which produces MIKKMIGKKLKSIRLRNDFTIQELAEKSSVSSNMISRIERGLTIPSVEILMKLANAFGMSVNYFVEEAEKCSTVIVTRRDQGEPVFFFEDKHQITSLTQGIRDPSFSVFYDTLEIGCDSGEGGMVHTGEEFALVIEGGMEFVIEQERFVLHKGDSIVFKASQAHRWMNLHSDKTIVLWVVSPAPYISQ; this is translated from the coding sequence ATGATAAAAAAAATGATTGGAAAAAAGCTCAAGTCAATTCGTTTACGGAACGACTTTACTATTCAGGAACTGGCCGAAAAATCATCTGTTTCATCGAACATGATTTCGCGAATCGAACGGGGTTTGACAATTCCTTCTGTTGAAATTCTGATGAAGCTGGCCAATGCATTCGGCATGAGCGTTAATTATTTTGTTGAAGAGGCAGAAAAATGTTCGACCGTTATCGTCACCCGGCGTGACCAGGGCGAACCGGTTTTCTTTTTTGAGGACAAACACCAGATTACCAGCCTGACCCAGGGGATTCGCGACCCGAGTTTTTCGGTCTTTTACGATACCCTGGAAATCGGGTGCGACAGCGGTGAGGGGGGGATGGTCCACACCGGGGAAGAGTTTGCTCTGGTTATCGAAGGCGGGATGGAGTTCGTCATTGAACAGGAACGGTTTGTTCTCCACAAGGGGGACTCGATCGTTTTTAAAGCCTCTCAAGCACATCGCTGGATGAATCTCCATAGTGACAAGACCATCGTTTTGTGGGTTGTTTCGCCTGCCCCCTATATCTCTCAATAG